GCCCAGCCCGCCGTCAACCCGACGAACACGCTCGACTACGCCAAACGCTTCTGTGAGAAGATCAAGGCCCGCGGGGCGACGCCGATTTTCTACGGCACGTGGGGCGTCAATCATGATGCATCAATGCTCGCAAAATTGACCGTGACCTATGTGCGGGCGACGAAGGACAACAACGGCGTGCTCGCGCCGGTAGGACTCGCCTTCGCCAAGGCCTACGCCACCGATCCGACCATCGAGCTGTTTCAGAAAGACGGCAAGCACCCGTCGGCACAGGGCGGGTACCTGTCCGCGTGCGTGTTCTTCACCGTGCTCAGCGGCGAATCGCCCGTCGGCCTGCCCGCGCATCTGGAAACCGCCGTCGGCGGAAAATCCGTGAAACTCGCCGACCTGCCGCCGACGACCGCCGCCACGCTTCAGAAGGCGGCATGGGAAGCGGTCAGCGAAATGCACGCAAAAATCGGCGTGCCGACGATGGTGACCCAGCACCAAGCCGCGCAATGATCTTCACATCACCACTTCACGGCTTCACCACATCGCTATATGCGTTTGCGCGTCATCGCGCGATCGATCTCGCGTTTGGATTCGCGCTTCTTCATCGACTCGCGTTTGTCGGCGTGGCCCTTGCCGCCGGCGACGGCGAGTTCGACCTTGGCGATGCCCCGGTCGTTGAAATACAGCGCCAGCGGCACGAGCGTCATGCCCTTTGAATCCGTCTGCACCAGAAGATCGGCGATCTGCTTGCGGTGGGCCAGCAGTTTGCGGCGTGACTTGGGTTCATGCTGATAAGCCGCGGCGGTGTGTTCGTAGGCGCCCACGTCCATGTTGTAAAGCCACAGCTCCATCGTCTTGGGCTCGACGCGGGCGAAGGCGTCGTTGAGCGTGCAGCGGCCGGAGCGGATGGCCTTGACCTCCGTGCCGCGCAGCACGATGCCGCACTCGAACTTGTCGTGAATGTGGTAATCGTGAAACGCCTTGCGGTTGGCGATGCGCGGCGAATCGTTCGGTTTGGGCTTGCCTTTGGCCATGTCGGTTCGAGAGTGTAGCGGGATCACTTGCCGATACAAAATGTCGCGAAGATCCGGCCGATCACGTCATCCGGCGTCATCTGCCCGCCCAACGCCCCCAGATGATCGAGCCCCCGCCGCATCGCCGCCGCGATCAGTTCCATGTCGGCGAGCGACGGCGCATGCCGCTGCGGGCCCAGCAGGCGGCGTGCTTCATCGATCGCCTCCATCGCCGCGATCAACTCATCGCGATGCCGATCGGTCAGGGCGAGCATCTCGCCGACGAGCGTCACCGCCCGATCGGCCAGCCGCTCGGCGATGCGCGCACGCAAATCGTCGA
The nucleotide sequence above comes from Planctomycetota bacterium. Encoded proteins:
- the smpB gene encoding SsrA-binding protein SmpB, translated to MAKGKPKPNDSPRIANRKAFHDYHIHDKFECGIVLRGTEVKAIRSGRCTLNDAFARVEPKTMELWLYNMDVGAYEHTAAAYQHEPKSRRKLLAHRKQIADLLVQTDSKGMTLVPLALYFNDRGIAKVELAVAGGKGHADKRESMKKRESKREIDRAMTRKRI